In Heliangelus exortis chromosome 12, bHelExo1.hap1, whole genome shotgun sequence, the genomic stretch agcaaaacaacaaaaaaacccaacttttttttaacctatCCACAATATTTTCCATGACAGTCTGTCTTCATTGTACACAATTGCACAGTTGCACTATGTTCAGGTAAGACTAACCTACCAATTATAATTTTGGTCAGTTTAAGAAAGCATCTCTGCCACAGCAAATAAACTGACTGGCAGGTAGCCATGTTCATGGAGTAAGATATGGATTTCAACACTGCAATGCCAGCCTGAAAGAGTTAAGGccatataataaaaaaaacctcatcaggACTACATTGTTCTTGTACTAACAGGCAAACACTTGCTACAAAAGTAGAACTAACTCCAAAGTAAAAAGAAAGTCACCAAGACTTCAGCTCATAGCAATAGTTGGTAAAAATATACCTAACGAACTGCTTTTTTGATAGTCATATGGAGACAGGACTTTTTAAGCACAGGCTCCAACCCCAGGGATTGTTGTTTAGAATTAAGGACACTTTATCTAGAATGTACTTTGAAAATGCTTAGAGAAATTAGAACACTTGAGAATAATCTGAGGAAAAGTTCTGTCAAGGGTGACTTTGTTCCACAGCCTATCAAGTGTCTTGTCCCTTCCATAGTTTTAATATTGCTGTGAATGAACTGCATAACACAGACTTTGCTTCCAAGATGACAACCTTACACCTCCTGGGTTTCTGTTACAAATTGAAGGCTTTTAATGACCCCATTCAAGAGCTCAGgaattttctctgctttcacagTAACAGTACTTCCTAGAAACTTTAAACTCAGCTACACCAGAGGCTCCCATGCAAGTTGTTCTTAAGCTAAACTTGCATGGACTCATCAGGCCTTGACACTGGGATTTCTTGTAGCAAGAATAAGACAAGTTATGCTAAAAATAAGATACAAGCATAGCCTAAAACTGCAATGTAATAATGATTTGGGTTCCTAAAAACATACAATCCATAGAATATTTCAGTTGGAGGATTGAGGCATATCTGCATCATACAGCAGACAGAGgcaacagaaaaatagatttttaaatacttactAGTAGCAGCCTCAAAAAAAGACTAATTTAAGTCTTCTGAACAACAGAGGCATAAGGGGCACAAATATGAAAGAAGACAGTAACAGGTGCATAGAGCTGATTTTTTGGGGGTGACTATCACCATTATTATCCCTATACAAGTGTTCAAGTTAACTTCTCAGCTGTCTATAGCACCTGATTCTCTTGCTAGAACCAGTGTTGTTTTTTCAGTATAGATACAACTATGAAACAGACATGCATGCTTTCCAGGCAGTTTGTATTcattttattacaatttttgTAACTTAATATTTCCATATCTGGacatatttttgaaagaaattttagATTTACAACTTCAGGAAACACTTACAGAATTAGATGTTTTGATGACAGCTACTCAACTGCACTGTATACAACTTCACTGCCCACCTTCCATGTCCTGCTCTACATAGCCCCAAACAAGTGAAAATCTGAGACTGATGTTCACATTCAAGCTGCAGTAAAGCTCAGTATATGGAAAGAGAGTGATTAACTGGCAGATCAGATATTCCAGGAATCAAGAACATacacagaaatacacattttttcattttattaggAATAATTCCAAGTGGGTTATGAAGAAACTAATCCATTGAATTTAATGAATTTTCCAAAATTTCTTTATGAAGATATGTTCACCAACAAACAGTAGAACTTCAGCAGAACTATTATACACTGGGCAAAAATAGTCAGGCTGATACCAAAAAGCAACATGCAACGTAAAAAAAGATACAATATAAAGGAAGACAATCTGCTGAATATTAAAAACAACCTCAACATGAGCTCTTTGCAACCAGCACAGAACTATTCTACCCATGAAATCCAATTCACACGAAGGCAAGTTGGGCTTACAGAACCCAAGGATTAATAAAATGTTCCTCAGTGCAGTAGATTTATATAGTGTTTTAGAGCATTTCCTTGGCTGGTACAAGCAGTATTAGGAATTCTTTTTGGCaagggagagaaataaatatatacgGAATGCTACATTTTTAAATCAGCAGACTGTCTGAGGAATGAAACAGGACATCAGTAAActaaggaaggagaaaaaaattttaaaacattaatttattgGGGCTCAAAAGAGTATTCAAAACAGATCTTAAAGATGTCACAATAACTATATTCAGGCATTTAGGCtaacaagagaaataaaatcagaagatACACTTTTTCCAAGTTAAGGAGAATTTTACCCAAGTATATTGCTACCTTTGCAACATGTAGCTCGGTAAACAATAATTGGCAACAAAAGAAGTTGAAACGCTGTAATATCCTGCCCAAATATCAGTTCCAGATACTGTAATAACCAAGATGCAAACTAATTTGTTGTAACAAGCCTAGACCACTTATATCAAACATGTCCCTGGTGAAAGTCATCCAGTTTGAGTTAGCGTTTTGAGAGTTCGTTTGACAGCCAGTCCAGTCCCTCATACAGACCAGTTCCTTGTGTAGCACAGGTAGCCTGGACATACCACTGGtaacacagaacagaaagaaaaactgaagttaaaaacTGGCAAAATGCAAGCTACGTTGTCACACTATGTGACACAGATGCACACTCCATTAGTGCTCTTTAAACACCATTTTATACCATAAGCAGAGCAAATAGTGAACAGATGATACCAGTTCTGGAAAGTAGATGGAGTTCAGACACTATTCAAAAATTCAATGTTGGCCTACTGACCAAATGCTGGAACACTTTagtgcatcagaaaaaaaatacagaacttgCATTTGGATTATATGCTGAAAAATGGCTTCTTTTTGCAAGACTGGTCTTCAAGGAAATGGACATAGAATTATCTAAATTACAGATCTTTAAGACATTTTCTATGGCTGTGATCTTAGTGTGTCAACATACAGAAGAGCTTAAGTGAGTATAAGAAAAGGATAAATGGTTTATGTGAAAAAACAATGTCTCAAAGGCTTGTGCAGATGAGAAGGGAATCTTAACAATTCAGGAGCTACTTAATTCCCTCCCATCTTTGTAGTGGTGAAAATGCAGAATGCATTTTCTTATCCAGAATAACAAGTAttgggaaaacaggaaaactcaTCACATGCTTTGTTAAACATGTTTGACAGCTGTATTTCAGTGAGAGCCTGGagtgtttgtattttttctagAAGGCAAGAGATgaaacactgcagcagctgtAAAGATTGGATTATACTTCTAAATCACTTACTTTGCATGAGGACCTTAAACTCTGCACTACAGAGCTTAATAGCACGCATGTTCATCTTTCTACAGAAAGAAGTGAAAGTTTCCCTTTCCTTTAAAGGGAGATTATTGTTATAATATAtaagaaaggaagagaattcAGTAACCAGGATGTTCAGCACTTACAGTTCTGTTACGCAGAGACTGAAGACCTAGTTTATCTGTCATTTCACTTATTGCCATGGCATTTGGCAGATCTTGTTTGTTTgcaaacagaagcagcactgcaTCTCGCAGTTCATCCTCTTGAAGCTGAAAAAATGGTCATGTTATTAAATTACACCAGTAAAGCATTTAAATTATGTCAACAAGTGCTAAAGAAACCCAAATATTGATTTAAACTTGATCAACTTTTTCATTCTTGCTTCTGAAGTCACTACTAAGTACTGAGTAAAATTTAACTAGTACTCAACAGAACTTCTCCTACAAatcaggaaatgttttctcaaGACGCAGTTTACTTTTACCAACACCTTGCTGCTGAAATTCTTAGCACAAATTTGTTATGCCAAAATTCTTTAATCTGCTGTGCTTCTACTAAAACTAAGGTTTAATAAAGGAATGAAATCTTCTGACACACACTAATGTTCCTGAGCTAAAGCTCTCTACAGAGTTCTAGTTACAACTCTGTGTACTCTGTGAcctggaatcacagaatgtttaggttggaagagaccaccaagatcatccagtccaaccttgGACTAACAgcacagtcaactactaaaccatgtccttaaggaccaggtccaaatgccttttaaatgcctccagggatggggactacaccactgtcctgggcaggccattccaatgcctgaatGACCAAGTTATTGTGACCCGTACAAACtccttaaaaatttaaaaccctACATCTCTTAGGGAAGCTAACATACATCAGAAAACTTGACAAAGCAAAGGTTATTGACATTACCATTTTCTGCAGctcatctgctgcttcttggaTTCTCTCCCTGTCATTGCTGTCAACCACAAAAATGAGGCCCTGTAAGAAGTCAAGCAGTTTTGAGAATCAAATGTAAACAtgcattgttatttttttaaaaaacaaaaatctcttaCTGAATAGTCCAACTATCCCCTCTTTATCTAAGCAAATTTGacagaaatttctctttaaGCAATGAATGATGTCACTCTGAATGAGTTTCAACTGCAAAATAAAGCTAGGCCTTCTAAATCAAAAAAGTTCAATAACAAATGTCAGCTTACAGACTGTGTGGGATCCATtggtttgaaataaaaagcaccaGCAACATTTCAGAAACTAACTCTCCCTTCTGCCTTTTCACTTATTCATGCAGTGAAGAGAATCACAAGTGCTTCACCATCACATGTTTTACTCAGAAACCCCACACAATTAAaggcatatatttttttaaaagtttgtacAAAACGGTATTTCTAATGGCATCTCTGTTATTCAGATGTCTTCATGTCTTCTCAAGACTCTTACCTGTGTGTTTTGGAAATAATGCCTCCAAAGAGGTCTAATTTTATCTTGACCACCAACATCCCAAACTGTAAAACAGATGTTTTTATATTCTACCGTTTCCACGttaaaacctaaaataaaagaGTCAAAAAGTTAGAAACAATCAATGCTAGCATTAAAATGTAATTCTAGTCATGTTAAGGATAGTTACTAAGGTCTGTTTCTcccaaatatatataaaactgcTTATAAGAACTGAATTGCTAGATCAAGAGGAAAACtggctgaaggggaaaaaaaaataaaataaaaaaaaataatccaagcaCACAACCTTTGGTACAGCAAGTTTTTCAGCAACTAACTGCCTAGAAGTTAATGGTGTTTAGGGGAAGTACTGCAACTTAATTGGTTCCTATACTCCTAAGCATCTCCTGCTGGTCTAGATGTATCTTCGGTCTCATACAGTTATGTTATGTACCAGAAAGCTCATGTTTATTTTGATTCTTACATTAACAGCAAATATAGCAAATCCCTAAGCTCTTCAGAAGCCCATCTCTACTAAATATGGCAACGAGAAGACATAAGAATTGGTTATCTTACCGATAGTGGGAATTGTGGTGACAATTTCTCCCAGCTTCAGTTTATAAAGGATAGTTGTCTTACCAGCAGCATCCAAACCAActagaacaaacagaaaattgtATTTAGTTCACCATATGAATTACAACATGCAAACTTAAAAGTGTGCCATTTTACAGGCAGAgtattagggtttttttaagaacaaaccAACTTTTTCAACACTCTTAAGTTGTAGCTGATATACTACTGTATGTATCTCCCTATTTCCTCTACCCAGCaagcaatgaagaaaagctCAATAACACACTTCCATCTAGAACCTACAGGCTTACAGGCTTCTTGTCCATCTTTCTTAGATTTTGTTACTGAAGTTTTACATTCACTTTGAAAGTTTCTTCTGCGCAAATCAAGATGGCTGTAAATGCCTAGCAACAATCTACAAGCAGCACACAGGTTCTAACTGATCACATTTGCTACTTAACACTCCAGCTGGGGAAGGCCTTACTCTGCTTTCACCTAAGACCAAGTTCTGCATGCACCCGAACAGCTGGCACTATAAATGGAAGACACTTCTGTCTCCCTCACTCCAGTTTCTTGTCCCTTTGCtaacacatttcttttcaattgACAAAACCACATCCATGAGGAAACTCCTGTAATCCTTCCACATATGTCCTAAGGGCTCTAACTCTTCATGATATCACTTCCAGTCATTGAGATTCACCAAGATGCTTCCATTGAGTCTCCACTTTTGATCTTTACAGCAGGACTTCTGCACCGAAATTTGCCCTTCTGTTTCTACAAAGAAACTtcagctttctggttttcaaTGTACGTTACAGCATTAGTAAGTTaagatcctttaaaaaaaaaagcaaaaagtagaGCCTCAAAGACATTTTGAGAGATCACACCAACAATCCAATGTTTAGCACACAAGCTCTTAAATAAATACTAGGTATTAAATACATACCACAGCAACAGTGAATACAATGTCTATTTAAACTTCCAATagtcaatttttttcccaaacaatAACCCCCAAAGAATTAAATAATGATATTAAGTGTTCAGGTTAACTTTCTACTTAGTGACTGCAATACATTAAGCTTTAAGTGATTTGATGACTTGACTGTTAATAATACAACTGTTTCATTAGCCTTGCAATAAAATGGAATTTGAAATTACCTACTTACTCAGAATGAAACCGAGCTCTTAAAAAGCCTCTTCCTTCTCAAGACACAAACTGCTGTTACAGCAAACTAATTAAAAAACTTGCTCTAATTGTCCTATATTTTGATAATGTGAACAGGATTACACATGCCAATGCAGTTTCTTTGGTATTGTCactgcatgtaaaaaaaaaaaaaaaaagcagctctagTTGTTAATGTCatgaaagaagggaggggtaTGTGTGTGAGAATCTACCATCAAAACCCAAGCTCTTTGAGGGGTAATACACTCCCAAAAtgctcaaattaaaaaattaaacagttttAAGTTTCCTATTGTCTAAGTGTTGTTCTCTTAAAACCACACacaagcacaaaagaaaaaagacatggTGTAGCAGAAGTTTCAGAAGAGCTTGCAAGTCATAAAACTTGCAAATGCTGGCATTTTCCTTACAGCAATGAAGTGTCAGGTAGCCTTAGAAAAACCCCTTAAGCAAACTCTGAAACCCTCAAATACACCATCTACACTGAAAAACTATGGTTTTAGTAGCTCAATGCTTGAAGCCCAACACTATTCTCACACAAATCAGTTTCAAGTGAGCTTTTGTAGGATGCCTAGATCTTTGCAAGAAAACATATTATATGTacatgatatatatatatgatagATTTCCAATAAATTTAACATTAAGATTCTTTAGTGAACCACCAATTAAAGCTACACATACTCACTCTTGTCTCACCCCTCTAAAAAGCCCCCAAACAGTTATCAGCAGACTAAACACTGACAAGATTTGTTAAAAAGATGTTATCTACACAAATGGTTTCAATGTGTTTAGGGTTTCTAGAGAAGATACCgataaagacaaagaaaacagtTAATCTAATTTCAATACAGCCAAGGTATTGACAGCCATTTGAAGATAAAACTCAGTTaagaaatgaagatttttcagcagtttcttAAACTGAGGAAATTACTCCCCCAGTTCCCCACTCTGCTCTAGTGCCAGGATCCACCACCACCATCTCCATGCCACTGGCAGAAGGCTCCATTACCTGTGTAAGCCCAAAGCCCAGAGACTTTGCTTAAATCCACTCTTGCCAGCAGTTCTAATTAAGCAGCTGGACTTTGCACTCAGGCAGGCTGGCTTATGGttagatgttttctttcttctaattACACACttgaaacagcagcttttcactGGAAGATGGCAACTTCTGCAAATCACCGTGACCCTATTTGCAAATAGTGCCTCTTTCAGCCAAATTGCAAGTGTTACAGAGTCTAAACAAGGAGCAGCCATTAAGAGCACAGTCTCCATTACTTATTCCAATTCGGCCTTTGCCAccctttttaaaacaagaaatttcAAAGTACCAAATGacttttttaatctttccagCTGCTACCAAGTGTAATTATTGCTTTTAGTAGTCCAAGAATAAGCACGTTTACATTTGTACTGGAACAGTAAGTGTAAACCTATAAGCTACTTCCCATAGTAACAGTTTAGGTTAGGTGTTAATCTTCACGGTTAAATCAAGTCTTAAATCCTCAAATAATGTGAAAGCAAATTTCTGATTCTACATTTTCACTGATTGCACTGCATGACCCTCGACAAGATCAAAGTGTAAGAATCTCAGTGTACAGCATGATGGTCAGCAGCTGTAATACAGAGCACTGAGATGACAATAAAGTACAAATGGGAAGCATAGGCttgcatttgaaataatttaaattgaGTCAAACATCCTCTTCCTCtagctgcagaaaaaacagctacagtgctttcagctgctgttaAATCTATTGTGGTTCTCAGTCCTTCACTCCTTTTAACAGTGTTTATTCAGTCTTTCAGCTGTGCTTCTAAATCCCAAGCTTGTAGTTTCCTTGTCTCTGAGAACACCACTCCTGTGACAACATCACATCCCTCATTTACCAGCTCTCTACTCTGATCACTGGTGGCTGAATATCAAGCTGCCTCAGTTATGATAATACAGAACCATACAAActacaaatgcagaaaaattaagaacCGAGGTTTTGCATTGGTACCTATCAAGACATATTTAGGTTTTCAGATTGAGATTTCCGAAGTTTACTGTAGAATATGGTGTGTTGCTACTTCCAACAGAAGTGTTTCCCataatcagagagaaaaaaaaagcaagaacaaaaccaacaaagcaGCCCCTACTGTATTTAACTTATTTGTGACATtcatgttacaaaaaaaaaaaaaaaaaaggccatctttaaaaagcaaattaacgAATCCCAATTTACTACAGGTTTTTACTCCTTCACTTTTGTTTCACATCTATGCCAGTTCTCTCAAAACTTGTCTTGTTTATCCTTTATGTACTAATCTTTCAGGTTTACTTTCAACTGGGGAAGTCTTTGGGAGACAAAGGGGTCATTTTCAGTATaacttctgaagaaaacacacagaggtaaaaaaaccaaaacccaaacaaacagcatgTAAAccaacagttaaaaaaaacaaacaacaaaaaaccaaaaaacccaagcaagtAAAAATCAGAGAAATGCCTTTGTGCTGTATAATGACAGAATTCTGAAATAACTTGAAATTTTTTCCCTAATGTATTTAATAATGACCTTTGTATTCAAATCTCTTGAGTAGCTATTTTCTTAGTTAGCACTTGCACAACTACAAGACACAGAACACTGAATTATGACACTGAAAGGTGCAGAATGaatcaatttcctttttttaagtcAAAGAAACTGCAAGTGAGGAGTTTTACAAACAGGTACAAGCAGGTTCAGGACTCAGTTTGTCCACTCTAATGCCCTTGCTGCCAAATCTA encodes the following:
- the ARF4 gene encoding ADP-ribosylation factor 4, which codes for MGLTISSLFSRLFGKKQMRILMVGLDAAGKTTILYKLKLGEIVTTIPTIGFNVETVEYKNICFTVWDVGGQDKIRPLWRHYFQNTQGLIFVVDSNDRERIQEAADELQKMLQEDELRDAVLLLFANKQDLPNAMAISEMTDKLGLQSLRNRTWYVQATCATQGTGLYEGLDWLSNELSKR